The Mesomycoplasma hyopneumoniae J genome contains the following window.
GGTTCGTCAGGTTCTCCTCTATTTTACAAAAACAAAATTGTTGGTTTGTATAGGGGTAAAAAATTAAAAAACGGAAAATTAACCCCCTTTTTTAGACTTATTGATTTAGCTACTTATCAACAAATTAAATCTGTAGCTTCAAAATTAAAAGATTAGAATAAAAATATTAATTATTTACTAAATTAATATATTAATTTATTAATTTCTTAGTTTTATTAGAATAAATTTTTACCCAAATAGTTTTAGCCCATAATAAAAAAATATTTAATATTAGGCTATTTTTCCAAAGTTGTAACCTAATAAAACTTGCGACTGGCCTTGATATTATTAATTCTACCACAAAAAAAATCAAATTCCAATTTTTTTTTATTTTTTTTAGTAATAGCAAATTAATTTACAATTTTCCATTTTTCCTTTTATAATTATCCTTTAATAGGCAGGCACGCCCAAATTTTTTCTAACGAAAAGGCATTCCTCTTTTTCTTTTCCTTATAATTATCTTTGATATTATAAGGAGGAAATTACTTTTTTGAAGGAAATTTAAAAAGTCCATTTCTTATTTGTTTACTTTTTAAGCTCTTTTTGAATCTATATTACGTAGTAATATAAAAAATTCCAAAAAAACAGAATACACAAATTATATCTAAAAATTTAAACTAAGACAAGATTAGCTCTATTTTTTTGATGGTGTAAACTTAAATTATTAAAATATCTATCAAAAGAAAAAGTTGAATATTTAATTTTTGGTATTAAACTTTACTAAACTAGCAACAAAACTTTCGGTATAACTACTTGCGTTTTGAATGAAAACCTTGACCTTGCGTTTGTTTAACTTTTTCTAAAAACTTTGCATCTTCTGCTTTAATTTTTTCTATTAAATTATTAATTAAAGTCGTTTTTTCTTCAGCTGTGTAAAACATAATTTTTTATTTTATATTAGAAATTTTTTTAAAAAGAAGAAAAATTTTATGAAAATTTAACTTCTTTTCCTTTATAATTTAAATTTATTAGGAATAAATTTTTGCCCAAAGGGGGAATTATGGCAAATAAAGATCAACCAAAACTAAAAAAATTTAGTCCATTTCAAACTCTTGTTTTTAATAGTTTGGCACAAGAAATAAAAGAAAGACCGGTAATTATTTTTCACGATACCGAAGAAAATTATTACTATTATATTAAAGCCCGCGATGCCCGTTTGGATAATGGTAGATTAAAAAACCCTTTTCAAGGTGAAATTTTGATTCCAAAATCAGATAAGCCTAATACTTTATTTACAAAAGATTCTTATTTAGATTGTTCGCAAATTTTTTATATGCGAGACAGCGAACTAGAAGAATTAGTTAAAAATAACCCAAAAACAGAAATACTTGATTCAAAAGAATTAGAATTTGATCAAGTAAAAAAAATGTTTAATAAAATTAATGAATGTTTGAAATCTAAACCGCCTTTTATTGTAATTTCCAAAGTTTCTTATGATTCAAAAACAAAAACAACTAAGTCCGAAGTTCAATATGCTAGTGATTGGCATTTAAAAAACGATTATGCCCAAGCAATAGCTGAAGTTGATAATATCGAAGAAATTAAAGAACTCGAAGAACTAAAAAATAAATTACACAACGAAAAAAACCAATTAAGGTTAGATTTATTTGAAACTGTTTTGCGGGAAGCTCGAAGAGAATATAGAAAAGAAAAAGTGTATAACCCTTTATTTGAATGAATAACAAAAAACAAATTTATCCAAAAAGGATTAAACACAATTGAAATTATTCATGAATATAATAAGTTATCAAGCCCATTAGTACCAGAAACAATTAACGGCGATACAATTTATATTTGTTTAGTTAATAACAAATGGGAAGATAGAAGAGATTTTAGCTTATCTGAAAGATTAGAGCAAACTAATTTTAAATCTATGATTGATTGATTTAAAAAAAATGATTTGGATATAAATATGGAATCATTTAGGCAATTTCGTAAGTCAATGCAAGAATCACAAGATTTAGGTGAATTGTTGTATTTTTATAAATTAGAGGAACAGCTGAAACAAGATTTATCCAAACTAGAAAAAAAATATAAAAAAGATGGACCAAAAATGAAAATGTAAAAAGGAGAAAAATATGGAACTCGGTCATTTAATAGGCGCGATTTTTTCTCTAGTTTTTTGGTCTAGCTTTGGAATTTATATTAAAAAAGTTAAGCAAACAAACAAGATAAAAGCATTTATTTATAAAACAACAAAGCGCAAAAGAAACTTAACTTATTTTTATCAATAAAGTAAAAATAAAAAAAGTTCATACCTTACTTAGTCAAAGTATTTATAAATACAAAAAAGTAGATCCGCAAAAAGTAGAACCAGATTTAGGCCTTGTATGTGATTATAACGGACTTTTTACAAAAAAATCAGGAGAAAGTTTAAGAGGAATACCAAGAAATTTAGATGATTCAAATTTTATCGGTTATATTCAAACAACAAGTTTTTCACTTCATTTTGCCTCAAGCGCTTTGATACGAGCTAAAGCTTACAATGAAAATGGGTTTTGAATTAACAAAAATAATTTTCTTGTTGGTTTGATTGCTTTTAGCACCGCTATTTATAAAATAATTGATAGTGATTGAGTAAAAAATTATTCTAGCAAAAACCGGCGATGGCTTTAATCGTTTTTTATTAGATCTAGAAACCCAAACAAGACTAGAACAATTTTTACTTAGAAATTTATTTTTTGTTTCACTAACAAATTTAAATCATATTCGAAGTCTTGAGGATCCTAAAGATAAAGACAAAATTTATTTAAACGAGTTATGACTTGATAATTTAAATCAAAAGCCAACATTAGCTCTAAATACATTAAGAAATTATCAACGTAGTCCTGAAGAATTAGAAATTGAAAATTTGTGATTTAGCATTCTTGAACATGCAAGCACAACTAGCAATTACCGGTCTGATTTTAAATATGGCTTATACCAAATTATTGAAGAACTAAACACAAAAACTTTAATAGACAGCACAAAATCAAATAAATACTCTTATGACTATCCAGAATTAAACGGTAATATCGAAGCTATCAAACAAAAACTTAAAAAATATTATCTTGAAGAAATTGCTCCTATTTTACTTGAATATGAATTTTTAAAATAAAATAAAAAAAAAGAAAAAAAAAAAAAAAAAAAAAAACCGCTAAGTTAGTAGAAAAAATTCAGACAATTAGTTTATATACTAACTTAACTTTCTTGAAAAATTTATTATATAATAATTAATATAGTAAATTTAATTTTTTGAAAGGAACAGTTTTGGTTAAAACAAGATTTTTTAGTAAATTTAAAGATTTTACTTGATCACAAATTTTTGCTTTAATAATATTAGCAGCTGCTGATGTTTTTGTTATTGCTGCCCCTTATTATTTAAAAAATATCGTGCCTAACTTGCACACATATTTAGGAATTCGTGAAGACCAAGTAGCTTCTTTGACAGCCATTATTGGTTGAGTTACACTTGCAACTCAACTACCGGGTGGATTTTTATCTAATAGGATTAGTTCGCGTCGACTCTTATTTATTGCTGTCTTATCAACAGGAATTATTACATTTTGATTTGGTATAACCATCAAAAATGCTCAAAACTTAGGTGAAGAAAGCGCTTTGACTCAATATAAAATTATTTGAGGTCTTTGAGGAATCACATCAACTTTAATCTTTTGAACCCCACTTTGAAAGCTAGTTTCACAGCAAACCGACCAAAAAAGCCAAGGTCTTGCTTATGGGATTCAAGGTAGTGCAAATGGTATAGTTGGATTTTTCCTAGTTTTTGTTATTGGTTTAATTATTACTTCAATTTATTATCCAGACAATCAAAATACTAATGAAATCAATAGCACACCTTTTGCTGCTTATACTTTTATAATTGGTAGTTTTTTAGTAATTACTTCATTTTTGGTTCTCTTTTTTGTCAAAGAGAAAAAAATTGAACGTTATACTAACAAAATTAGTTTAGAATCGATCAAGAAAAATATTAGCCAAATTTATGTCTCACTTAAAAATTGAAAACTATGAATGCTTTCAATTTTTGTAATGGGAATGTATACTTTCCAATCAGTTTTTGCCTATTACTTAGTTCAAGTGTTAAATAATGTCTTTTTAGCACCGACAATTTTAGTTACAATTCTTGGTGGAATTAGAACTTATGGACTTCGAGGTTTAATTAGCTCTTATGTTGGTTACTATGCTGACAAATTTAGAAGCTACATTCTCATTTTAGTTTTAACAGCACTGACAGGAATTTTTGTTATTTTAACTATTTTACTTCTTACCTTAGCTGGAATTCAAGAGCCTGGAACCCCACTATTTATCTTCTTTATAATATTGGCTACAATTTTATTCTTAATTGCAGGTTCTCTATCATGAGTAATGGTAACTCTTAGATTTACTCAAGTTGCTGAAATTGAAATTGGTAAAAATAACTATGCAAGTTCAGTTGGAATTCTTTCATTTATTGCGTTTTCACCAGATGCTTGATTCTATGAATTATCAGGATATATTGGAAAAATCTATACAATTGAAGGTCAAACAAATACTTCGCCTTTAGGTTATCAATTAATTTTAACAATCGCATTAGGTGTTGCCTTATTTGGGACAATTTGTGGATTAATAGTGTTTTTATACAATCGAGCTGAACTTAAAAAACTAGGTAAAACAAATTATCGTTGAAGGGAATTAGATAATGCCTAAAAAACAATTATTAATAGCACATCGTGGTTATTCAGGAATCGCACCTGAAAATACCAAACTAGCTTTTGATTTAGCATATGAATTTAATTTTGATGGAATCGAATTAGATGTTCATTTAACTAAAGATAATAGAATAGTTGTCATTCATGACGAGGATACTAAAAGAACAGCTGGTGTTGATAAAATAATTGCAAATAGCACTTTATCTGAATTATATAATGATGATCATAGTTCACATTTTCAACTTGAGACTCGTAAACAAACCATTTTAACACTTGAAGACTTTTTAGATCTTTATCTTGATAAGTTTGAAGTAATTAATGTTGAAATTAAAACTGATCAAACTGAATACATTGGAATTGAAAAAATTATTGATGATTTATCAATTAGATATGGAAAAGACTTTTTTAACAAAATAATTTTTTCATCTTTTAATTTTTCTACACTTGAACGTATGTTTAAATTAAACTCTAAATATCGCCTTGGTTTTTTATTTTGAACTAAAACCCAACTAACAAGACTAAGCGAAAAAAAAATTAAACAAATTTGCAAGTATCTCCATCCTTGAGTGGATTTATATGACGAAGAACCAGCAATGATTGAAGCTTTTGGCCTACCACTAAACTTATGAACTCTCAAATCAAAAGCCCGCTACCAAAAATATTTAGATAACAAACATGTATATAGTCAAATAAGTAATTACAAATATAGTAAAGATATTAACTAAAATTCAAGATCAAATTAACCTTCAATTTGGCAGTCTTTTAAAAGCTTTTAATTTTGGGGTCCCACCTCATGGAGGCTTTGCTTTTGGTCTTAATCGTCTAATTATGATTTTATTAGAAGCAAACTCAATTCCTGATGTTATTGCTTTCCCATTAAATTCAAGAGGTTTAGACCTATTACTAAATTCACCTTCATCAATAAATCCTGAGTTATTATCTGAATACAATATCAAAATTAGCGATGCAGATAAAGAATAATTTCCAAAAAGTTGAAAAATTTTAAAAAATAAGCAAAAAGCAACTAATTTTTACCTTTTAAAACAGCACAAAAATTCCTAAAGAATTTAAACCTTGAAGCAGTTTTAAATTTTTAGGAATTTATAATAAATAAAAAAGAGATTTGGCTGAAACAATCTCAAATTTTTTTATAAAAATTTATTAAAAATTTGAATTAAAGCCCGTTTTAGATAAGCAATTGCTCAAAAATCAAATAATAATTTACTAAAGTAACAAAAGGTGAATTTTTGCAAATTTAGATAAAATTTAGTCTTAATTATACAAGTAAAATTGAAAAATTAGAATTGCTCAAATTTTAGCAATTTAATAACCGGCTTACGATAACTTATTCAAGAAATTATAAGGTAAATTACCGAAATAGACACAAACATTATAAGTCATATTATTATAAGTAAATTCCCAACTTGCGTTAATGAGGGCAGCAAAATATCTTGTCCCATTATTGAGGTATAAATTTTTCCCATTGACGGAATGAAAACAACCGAATTAATAAACAAAATAAAGAGTGAAATTATAATAATATTTAGCCAATGGTAAAAGAAAATTTGTCAGGTTTTAGCACTTAATGCTTTAAGAATTCCAATTAATTTCATTTTTGAATCGCTCAGATTTTTGGCATAAAACACTGTTTGAATTAGCAAAATTATAATAAATAAAACTAGAATAGCACCAATAACTATATTTGTAAATGATTGTGTATTTAATATTGATTTGGATATACCACCTAGAGCCGATTGGGTTTCAAATTCTTTGTTGTTTTTAGCAAAGTTTTCAATATTATTAGCTAAATCATCATCAATATTAAAATACAGTTTTAATATTGATGGGTCAATTTTTTCTGGCTTATTGTTATTAAGATTTTCATTTGTTCCATTCTTTTTTTGCACAGGTTTGCCTAATTCATTAAATTTATGATGTAAAAAGCTAAAATTTAATCTATTTAAAGTAGTCAAACTACTTATACCAACTACTTTTAGATCTACAACTGTTCTTCGTAAAGTAGAAACGGTAATTTTTTGATTGTTTGGTTCTTTTATATTAAATTTTGTTGCCAGCGATTTTGAAATTATTATTTCATCTTTGTTTTGAATATTTCTGCCTACCAAATTTTTGTTCTCAAAAATAAATCTATTTTTAAAAAAATCACTTTCATCAATATAGTCAACAGAAGAGTCAAACTCTATTTTATCGCCATAAGAGAAAGTAACCTTAGGAAAATTAAAAAAAGGAACAATTTTTACAATTTTTGGGTTATTTTCTTTAAGTTTTGTGATTTCATCAGTTGAAAATGCTCCTATTTTTCCATTTGGTTTTTTGTTTATTACAACCGAATCTAATTGATATTCAATCGTTTTTTGCAAATTAGTGCTGCTAATATTTAAATTTAAAACCCCAAATAATAATGTCCCAAAAAAACTTGTTAAAAAAAGCATTAAAAATAAAATACTTGAAGTAAATTTTGATTTAAAATCTGTAATTGTTAATAAAAAACCTGTTTTAAATTCCTGTTTAATTTTCGAAAGTTTTGAATTTTTAGCAGTTTCTTGATATTTTAAATCGCTGTTTTTAGCAATTAGCGGTTGATTTTGACTATTTTTGGCAAAAATTTCCTCAGTAATTTTGCTTGTTTCAATATAGACAATTTTGTCGGCATATTTTTTTGCTAAATCGAGGTTATGACTAACTACTAAAATAGTTTTATTTTTGGCAATATTAGTTAAATTTTCAAATACAATTTTTGCATTTTCAATATCTAAATTTCTTGTTGGTTCATCAAGCAATATAAAACCACAATCACGTGAAAGTGAACGTAAAATTGCTATTCTTTGCCTTTCGCCCCCAGATAAATTATTTACTTTTTGCTCTAGTTGTTCAGTTTTTATCGACATTAAATTTGCATTTTGACTTAATGCATTTTTGTCTAAAAGTTTATTTATTACATTATTTCCTATTAAAATATTGTCATTAGATGTAATTTTTTCAATTAAATTAAAATCTTGAAAAACAACATCAACTAATGGTTTTTTAATTTCAGAACCATTTTCATCGAAAAAAGAAATTTTTCCACTATCTTTTTTTGTAA
Protein-coding sequences here:
- a CDS encoding ABC transporter ATP-binding protein; translated protein: MIKIQNLTKKIDNRFIFSSLNLEIPSNKVTFVVGQSGIGKTTLINLIAGFTKKDSGKISFFDENGSEIKKPLVDVVFQDFNLIEKITSNDNILIGNNVINKLLDKNALSQNANLMSIKTEQLEQKVNNLSGGERQRIAILRSLSRDCGFILLDEPTRNLDIENAKIVFENLTNIAKNKTILVVSHNLDLAKKYADKIVYIETSKITEEIFAKNSQNQPLIAKNSDLKYQETAKNSKLSKIKQEFKTGFLLTITDFKSKFTSSILFLMLFLTSFFGTLLFGVLNLNISSTNLQKTIEYQLDSVVINKKPNGKIGAFSTDEITKLKENNPKIVKIVPFFNFPKVTFSYGDKIEFDSSVDYIDESDFFKNRFIFENKNLVGRNIQNKDEIIISKSLATKFNIKEPNNQKITVSTLRRTVVDLKVVGISSLTTLNRLNFSFLHHKFNELGKPVQKKNGTNENLNNNKPEKIDPSILKLYFNIDDDLANNIENFAKNNKEFETQSALGGISKSILNTQSFTNIVIGAILVLFIIILLIQTVFYAKNLSDSKMKLIGILKALSAKTWQIFFYHWLNIIIISLFILFINSVVFIPSMGKIYTSIMGQDILLPSLTQVGNLLIIIWLIMFVSISVIYLIISWISYRKPVIKLLKFEQF
- a CDS encoding amino acid--tRNA ligase-related protein, encoding MKAFNFGVPPHGGFAFGLNRLIMILLEANSIPDVIAFPLNSRGLDLLLNSPSSINPELLSEYNIKISDADKE
- a CDS encoding Mbov_0400 family ICE element protein; the protein is MANKDQPKLKKFSPFQTLVFNSLAQEIKERPVIIFHDTEENYYYYIKARDARLDNGRLKNPFQGEILIPKSDKPNTLFTKDSYLDCSQIFYMRDSELEELVKNNPKTEILDSKELEFDQVKKMFNKINECLKSKPPFIVISKVSYDSKTKTTKSEVQYASDWHLKNDYAQAIAEVDNIEEIKELEELKNKLHNEKNQLRLDLFETVLREARREYRKEKVYNPLFEWITKNKFIQKGLNTIEIIHEYNKLSSPLVPETINGDTIYICLVNNKWEDRRDFSLSERLEQTNFKSMIDWFKKNDLDINMESFRQFRKSMQESQDLGELLYFYKLEEQLKQDLSKLEKKYKKDGPKMKM
- a CDS encoding glycerophosphodiester phosphodiesterase family protein, coding for MPKKQLLIAHRGYSGIAPENTKLAFDLAYEFNFDGIELDVHLTKDNRIVVIHDEDTKRTAGVDKIIANSTLSELYNDDHSSHFQLETRKQTILTLEDFLDLYLDKFEVINVEIKTDQTEYIGIEKIIDDLSIRYGKDFFNKIIFSSFNFSTLERMFKLNSKYRLGFLFWTKTQLTRLSEKKIKQICKYLHPWVDLYDEEPAMIEAFGLPLNLWTLKSKARYQKYLDNKHVYSQISNYKYSKDIN
- a CDS encoding MFS transporter, with protein sequence MVKTRFFSKFKDFTWSQIFALIILAAADVFVIAAPYYLKNIVPNLHTYLGIREDQVASLTAIIGWVTLATQLPGGFLSNRISSRRLLFIAVLSTGIITFWFGITIKNAQNLGEESALTQYKIIWGLWGITSTLIFWTPLWKLVSQQTDQKSQGLAYGIQGSANGIVGFFLVFVIGLIITSIYYPDNQNTNEINSTPFAAYTFIIGSFLVITSFLVLFFVKEKKIERYTNKISLESIKKNISQIYVSLKNWKLWMLSIFVMGMYTFQSVFAYYLVQVLNNVFLAPTILVTILGGIRTYGLRGLISSYVGYYADKFRSYILILVLTALTGIFVILTILLLTLAGIQEPGTPLFIFFIILATILFLIAGSLSWVMVTLRFTQVAEIEIGKNNYASSVGILSFIAFSPDAWFYELSGYIGKIYTIEGQTNTSPLGYQLILTIALGVALFGTICGLIVFLYNRAELKKLGKTNYRWRELDNA